The DNA sequence AATGAAATGAATACGATTCACTTACAGGCTACCTTAGAAACGGGAGAAGTACTAACACATACGCTTCACCTTAAAACCGATCCTTTACCAAGTCAGGCCATCCATCCAAAGGTGACCCAGTTTAAAACGAATTCAGAGCAAACGAAACTTTATTTAGTATCGGATGATCACTATCACTATCTCATCGATGAAGCGGGAGACATTCGTTGGATTCAAAAAGCTTCATCCGGTTCCGTTACACCTCTAAAGGATGGTACGTTATTAACCTATGATGTCCCTGCTTTTTACTACTATCATCAAGCATTAATTGAGCGTAATTATTTAGGTCAGATTTTAAAACAAATGTATATTCCTGGCGCTGGTCATCATTCATTAGTTGAAACAGATGGTGGTGATTATTTAATCAATTCATCTGATAAATCAAATAACCGCTACATCGAAGATATCATCTATCTGCTCGACTCCAATACTGGAGATGTGTTAGAGACTATTAATTTGCGAGATTATCTCGATGTTTCCCGCTTTGAACAAACACTACCACAAGCCATTAAAGGGGATTACAATGATTGGTTCCATCTCAATTATGCCATGATAGATTCAAGTGACCAGTCGGTCATTGCTTCAGGGCGTTCACAAAGTATGGTCGTGAAAATCAATCCTGAGAAAAAAGAGATTAAATGGATTTTAGGAGCACCTGATGAGGTCAATGAAAGCTTACAACCTTATTTATTAACACCTGTGAATGAACCATTTTCTTGGCCATTTGCCCAACATTCTGCCAAAGTCTTACCCGACCTTGATCAAAATCCAGAAACAACGGATTTGATCCTTTTTGACAATCATGTCGATATCGGTGTTTTTCCTAGAAAATTGTATCCAGATTTAAATCAATATAGTCGTGCCGTCCACTATCGAATTCATGAATCTGATTTGACCATTGAACAACTTTGGTCATTTGGAGAAGAGTTGAACCCGCCTCTCTTTTCAAGCATTATTAGTGAAGTCGATTACTTGCCAATGAATGAGTCGATGCTTGT is a window from the Turicibacter bilis genome containing:
- a CDS encoding aryl-sulfate sulfotransferase — translated: MIPRLVQISFLFLFTLLAGCEATSITIESTSPPLEVQHQLEQDWLNEFDAGNYTIENPYLLKDPYQNSPLSYLLMFKTEEEAIVSYEVVGHTPQLSFTYTSPNPTKEHFLILTGLYANEMNTIHLQATLETGEVLTHTLHLKTDPLPSQAIHPKVTQFKTNSEQTKLYLVSDDHYHYLIDEAGDIRWIQKASSGSVTPLKDGTLLTYDVPAFYYYHQALIERNYLGQILKQMYIPGAGHHSLVETDGGDYLINSSDKSNNRYIEDIIYLLDSNTGDVLETINLRDYLDVSRFEQTLPQAIKGDYNDWFHLNYAMIDSSDQSVIASGRSQSMVVKINPEKKEIKWILGAPDEVNESLQPYLLTPVNEPFSWPFAQHSAKVLPDLDQNPETTDLILFDNHVDIGVFPRKLYPDLNQYSRAVHYRIHESDLTIEQLWSFGEELNPPLFSSIISEVDYLPMNESMLVLFGFIQQGNQTGGKLFEVDAHDASSIVFEMELLAEGINHIYTSEALDMNDLNLTIEFTPISSLSSVNLNVQKETPLLPESFTKKRLDSSLIQTMTLTDSVLFFDAYLMKEQITDELTLVLTNVNEERYTYSISPTDCFLVTKDDSVPRLPSAYKRALKKGNLYRVIDRTDLSLLPSDTYTVSFFTNQTLYETSYKLHLQH